GGAAAACTCCCCAACCTGGATTTTGCCCAACAGCGTCGAACGGGTACGGATGCGGGGATTACCGGTGACAGCGCCAACCCGGGGACCTTCCAGAAAATGCTGCATCATCCAGAAAATCGCATCGGGATCCAGCAGTGCGTCGCCGTCGATACAAACCAGAAATTCCCCCCGGGCCACCAGCGACGCCATGCGTAATCCCATGGCCTTGCCTTGATTGGTCTCGAAATGCACCACCCGCAGTTGCGGATTTTCCCGGGCCATATCGTCGAGCATCCGCCCGGTCTCATCGGTACTGCCGTCGTTAACGGCTATAACCTCGTAATCGGGATATCGCTGATGAAACAGATAGCCGATGGTATCGTGTAGATGTTCTGCTTCGTTGTGACACGGAACAATAATCGAGACCAGGGGATAGGATGATAAGCTGGGAAGTTCGTCAGGTCGTGCCTTGCGGTACTCGCGACGCAGATAATAATCGAGTCCCCCGACCATCCACAGATAAGCCATGAATAACGGATAATAAAACACAAAGTCGAGCAACGCCTGTAAGATGAAAAATATCGGTTCCATAGCTACTTCTCAAACGGATCACTGTTTACGGAAAATGCCGAGTACAAAGACGTCGCCGCCGGATGGTCGCGGTGAAAGTCATCTGGATAATAACCAAAGTTCACTGCACCCAAGCTCTGCAAAAGCCGCATGTGCCGCGCCAGGGTCTCCGTGGGAACAGGCTGTTTTCGCCCGTTCCAATCAATGCTTTGCAGTTCGAAAACAGTTTTTTTCAAACCGTCTGGAAAACACGCGATGGCCGCTACCAATTTCCGCAACCAGGATTCCGGGTCAGAGGCACCCTCGAGATAGGGCATGGCCATCAAGGCCGTAAAGTCATAAGCTTCCAAAAACAACCCGGGATCCTGGCTGAAACGGAGCTTTCCATCGGAAGCCAGCACCGCCGGTGCGTAAAGATTGCGTGCGGTTTCAATCTCGGGACGGTATGCCCGCACCGCATCGGCCAGTTCCTGCGTAAACACGATCAGATATTCGGTTTTGAGGCGGCTCCAGCGCGTTCGCTCTTCCTCACTCCAGACCCCCGCCAAATCATCCTTTAAGCCCCGTTCCCGGCGCCAGGCCATGGCCGCAGGCTGGGCATCTTCAAAGGACGACAGGACCGCATCATCATGAAACAACACCCCGTCAAAATCGGCATAGCGTGCCAAATCTCCGTAAATGCCGTGCACCAGGGCTCTGACCTCCGGCACAAAGGGGCTGAGGCGTTTATAGGCGTGAGGATCCGGAGATATCTTCCCTGTTTCCGGTTGCTGACTTAGAACCAACAGATCCGGTCGCCCGATTTCGAAGCCAAGTACCGGCAACCAGGCATAGACCTTGACCCCTGCACGGGTTTTGAGTTGCCAGGCGACACGGTTAAACAGATCGGCCCGCACCGGCAAATAATCGTTGGGGAAATACAGGGCATCCGCGACCCCGTCGCCGTCCGGATCGGCAAAAGCCTGCAGGTAAACGGTCGTGATCTGCATCGCCTTGATACGATCGAGCAAAAGCCCCAGGTTGCGTTCGGTCTGCTCCGGATTCGGATCGTAGATGTAATCGAGATCGACCTGCACCACGCGCCTGGAATCTCTGGCCAGAAGGTTGCGGAGTCTCCAGGCCAGACTGGACAGTGGCAGACTGCCCTCGATCAGGAAACGTTTTACCTCGGTCAGATGATCCGTATCGCCTGGACCGTCACCGAGCCCCAGAGCCACCGACATCCCCGCCTTACTTGCGGCTCCGACGGCAGGCTTCGAGTATTTGCCGAATGGCCAGACCATAACCCGGGGGCGAACACCGACCTTCCTTTCGATCAGATCCGCACCCTTCTCCAGATCGGCACGGATACGCGCAATATAGGTCGCATCGTTCTCATAGTGCCCCGTCTCCGGATCATAGCCCCTTGCGGTATAAATCGGCTGCCAGTTCCCCTGTGGATTGGCCAGAATGCCGCCATGGCCGTTGTAGCTGTGTGAGGCGATTTCCACCAGTCCGGATTCAGCCATCTCCCGCAACTGTGGCCAGGACAGGAATTTCTCCCGCGGTACCAGCTTGCCTCCGTAATCGACGGTTTCTCCCGGCGCGGCATCCAACCAACTGCCGACCACGGCCAACACCGCCGGATATCGGTAAGCCTTGAGCAGGGGGAACACCTGGCTGTAAAAGCCGCGGTAGCCATCATCGAAAGTCAACAGCACGGCCTTTTCCGGCAAGGGCTTCTCCCCCTGGCGGGCCCGCAGCAAATCATCGATGCCGATCGGCTGATAGTGATGCTGACGCAACCATGTCAACAGAGCCACGAAACGATCCGTTGACATGCTCAGATCATCGCCGCGTCCGACATCTGGGCGAACATCATGAAAACAGAGACTGATAAAGTCGTCGCCCAGCGCCGGCGCGGCCACACTCATCAAAAGCAGCAGTACGATCCCCGCGATCCGCATGATTAAAACCTCCAGTTCAGTTCGAGGTGACAGCCCAGCTGGTTTTCTCCGTCGCCGTCGTAACTGTGCCGGGCCAGACTCACACCATAGAGCAGAAAAAACCGCGGGGAATATTGCCAGACGTGCTCATAACGCAAAGCCACCGTCGGATCGATGCCAAAATCCTGTTGCCAATAACCGCCCACACTGACGGCCAAACGGTTGCGGAAGGAAAAACGGTAATGGCGGTAAAGGAGCCAATCATTGGCGAGGGTCAGGGTGATATCGGCATCCCGGCTGGGATTGAAATAATACGTATTGTCTTCGTTGTTGGCCGAGGTATAAAACTCGAGGAGACCGTCGAGCCGGTAGTGAGGCCAAACGATCAGCCCCTGTTCGACCCCGCCAAGCAGACTGTAACGGAAATTACCGTCGCTGAAATCCATAAATCCGGCACGCAGCCAATAGCGCCGCAAATCATCGCGGCGATAATTGACGCCGATACTCGCCGAGTCGGCATGAATGCCGTGCTTAAGGGCGCGCAGAGGGGTATCGCGGCTGAACAGTTCCATGTCGACGGGAATCGACCACACATCGTCCGGTGTCCAGACGGCGGCCAAACGCGCCCCCAATTTTTGCCCGCCGGAAAGGCTCCAGGTCATTTCGGCCGTACCCTGAACATTCCGATGCCGATATTCAATCCCAGCCCCGAAGCGCTGCAGGGTTTTATCCCCCTCGGGAAAAGAAGCATGCTGCAGATAGGTAGCTGCAAATCCCCGGTAGCGATGGCGGACCGGCGAGGAGAACAGGGTTGCCGCCAGCGAGAGGTCGCGGCTGCCAAAGGTCGATCCGCTACTCCAACCGGCGGCGACGGAGACCTGCAACTCCCGCATATTATGGGCTTCCCACAACCGTTGCAGACGCTGCACCGCCTTATGCTCGGGATATTCGGCACCCAACTCGCCGATGAGGGTCCCGGCCTGTTCGAATTCGTTGAGGTCCATGCGGTTTTCCGCATAGCCTGTGCGCAGCGATAGATAGGCCGGGTCGAGGGCCAGTCCGAGACGGTAAGCTTGTTCCGCGCGCCGCGGCCATCCACGGGCACCGTATACACCGCCCATTTCACCCAGAATATCGAGATTGGCCGGAGCCTGATGGTACAGCGGGGTCAAACGGGCTTCGCCTTCCTTCAGATCTCCAGCAAAGATCTGCCCCAGAATGGACAGCAACTCCGCCTCCAATCTCTTGGGACCATCGGCCTGCTCCGTCAGCGTCTTTTCGGCCAACGCCAGGGCACCATCGAAATCTTCCTGCTCGAGGTAGGCATAAAATAAACCCTGGGTAGCTTCAAAATTATCAGGTTGGGCCGCCAATACCCGCCGATAAAGGTCTGCAGACCGGACCGGCTCTTCCAGATACAGAAAAGCGTCGGCGACAGCCTGCTGGGCATGGGGAGGCAGTTCGTCGGGATCGACCTGTAAAGAACGGTACTCCTCCACCACACGAGCCATTTCCACCCGGTCACGCAAAGCCACCAAACGATCGATGCGGGCCCGCCGGGCAAAACCTTCACTCCGGGGAAGGTCGGCACGGGCCGCCCGTTCATTGGCCTCCAACATTTCCAGAGCACGATCGGTTCCGTCAAACCGTTCCTTATGCACTTCGCTGCCGTAACTGCCCCAGCGGGTGACCAGGGCCGCACGGTTGGCCCGCAGACGATGAATTTCTGAATCGGTTAAAAGACCCGGCCGCTGTTCCGCCAGTTCACCGGCCAGAAAGGGATCGCCGATGGCCGCGAGAGTCAGGATCTCCATACGCTGTGCCCACTGCGACTGTGGTTGCCAGGTTAGGATGCGCTGGTAGCACTGTAAGGCGGTCACATAATCACCGCGCCCTTCAGCCGCATGAGCTAGGGCGTACTGTGTCCCGATATGCCCCGGGTAGAGTTGCTCGAGGGATTTGGCAAGATCGGCGGCTTCACTATGTTTGCCGGCGTCGGCCAGGGTAAGGAGCAGCCCCACACGCAAAGAGGGCTGCGAACTAAAGCGTTCGATGCCGAGTCGATAAAGAGTTTCGGCCTTATCGAAGGATTTCTGACGACGCAGGGATTCGGCGATCGCTTCCAGCACATAGAAAGGGATCCGTTGTGGATCCGCCTGCTCGAACAGGCCCGCTACGCGGGCATCTTCTCCCGCCCAGGCCAGAACGGCAAGATAATCATTGAGAAGGGGTTGATTGGCAGGGTTGCTGCGATGCAGCTGTTCCAGCAATGGCAGAGCCTCGGCATAATCTCCCTGACGCGCCAGTTCCACCGCTTGGTGATGGTCCAAAACTGGCGGTTGTGCCCATGCCGGGGCAACGACAAGCAACATCAGACTGGAAAACAACAGCGTTATTGTCAAAATGGTGACAGACACACGCCACCGCCGCACATATGATAACCCTTGCAGAAAGGCTCTGAGCGAGCCGCTGGTACCCCTCACGCTGATGTCCCCCTGATATATCCACACCGGCCGCCTGCCGGGCCGCACTTAACAAGTAAGATTTTTCACATGAATTAAAAGAATTGACATGATAACAAATAATCATAATTTTTTCATTACAAAAAAACACTGTTATAGTCAGAATTCAAACGGCAGGCATGCCAGAATCGCTTCAGGGAGGGGCCATCACAGGGGAAAGGCAGAGCTAACGGACCATTCAGGCCGGCTCGAGGCCGGCAAATTTGACCAGCAGTTTTTTCAAACCCACGCCGGGGAACTGAACGATGACTTTCTGCTGATCACCGTTGCCTTCCAGACGACGCACGACGCCGACGCCGAATTTAACGTGACGCACATGCAACCCGACCCGCAAGCCCTCTTCGGCTTCGGGCACCACTTGCACATCCTCAAAAAAATCCTCGCTCTCCTCGAAGGGGGTCGGTTCGATTTGCTCGAACACCGAGGCCAGGTTGTGGGTGGCCGGTTTCTGCAACGCGGGGGCCGGCTTGTCCCCCATCAGATGCGGCGGGATTTCAGCGAGAAAACGGCTGGGAGCGTTGTATTGGTAATCGCCGTAGATCCGGCGACGGCGGGCGTGGGTGAGATAGAGCTTCTGCATGGCACGGGTCATCCCGACGTAACACAGACGACGCTCCTCCTCGACATCGTCGCGCTCTCCGGCCGCGCGACCATGGGGGAAGATACCCTCCTCCATGCCGGTCATGAACACCACCGGAAACTCCAGCCCCTTGGCCGCATGCAGGGTCATGAGGGTCACCCGATCAAGGCGGGTATCGTAGGAGTCGAGGTCGGTGACCAGGGCCACCTGCTCGAGATACTCCTGCAGAGAGCTCTCCGTCGCCTGGTGCTCTTCCATGCCGGCCAGTAACTGTTCGAGGTTTTCCAGGCGCCCCTTGGCTTCTTTTCGTTCGCCCTCGGTCATGGCCGACTGGGCCTCTTCCCGCAGATTCGGCGCATAACCGCTTTCCTCGAGCAGATCGGCGGTCAACTGAGGGAACGGCACCTCTGTCATGCGTTGTGCAAAGCGCTCCATGAACGCGCTGAACGCGGCGACTTTCTTGGCCGCAGCGCCCTTGAGCACCCCCCGTTCCAGACACAGACGACAAGCCGCCAGAAACCCGCCGGCCTCTTCTTCGTGCTCGGCGATACGACCGGTGGTCACGGCGCCGATACCGCGCGACGGCACATTGACGATACGCCGGGCCGACAGGGAATCCGCCGGATTGGCCAGCGCTCTGAGATACGCCAGCACGTCCTTGATCTCCATGCGGGCATAAAACTTTACCCCGCCGACCATGACGTACGGCAGGCCCTCGCGCACCAGGGTTTCCTCCAGCACCCGGGACTGGGCATTGGTACGATAAAATACCGCCACATCGCGCAAATGACGTCCGGCATCGCGCAAGCGGGCGATTTCGGCAGCAACAAAACGCGCTTCCTCCAGATCGTCGGGCAAGGGTTCGAGGGTCAAAGGCTCGCCGGCCGGGTTATCGGTCCACAAGGTCTTGCCCTTGCGCCCGATATTGCAGGCCACCACCTCGCCGGCCGCTTCAAGAATCGTGGCGGAAGAACGATAGTGCTGTTCCAGTCGGATGACGCTGGCACCGGGAAAATCCCGCTCGAAATTGAGGATATTGCCGATTTCGGCACCGCGCCAGGCATAAATGGACTGATCGTCGTCCCCGACCACGCACAGATGGCGCCCGTCGTCGGCCAACGCCTTGACCATGGCGTACTGCACCTGGTTGGTGTCCTGAAATTCATCGACCAGCAGATGCGCAAACCGTCGGCGATAAGCGTCGCGGATATGCGAATACTCGCGGAACAGACGCACCGTCTGCAGCAGCAGATCGCCGAAATCGAGGGCGTTGGCCTGCTGCAAACGCTTCTGATAAAGCTCATACACGCGAGCCACCTGCTCGCCACGATGATCCCCGGGGATATACTCCTCGGGCAGCAGACCGCGATTTTTGGCCTGATCGATGGCGGTGGCCACGGCTCGCGGCTTGAGGTCTTTTTCGGTGATACGCAGCTGGGCCAGGCAATCCTTGATCAGGCGCTGCTGATCCTGGTCGTCGTAGATGGTAAAGTCACGGCCGTAGCCGAGCACCTCGCCGTCCCGCCGCAAAATGCGCGCACAGGCCGCATGGAAGGTGCTGATCCACAACCCATCGATGTTGCCCACCAGGCTCTGCAGACGTTCACGCATTTCGGCCGCGGCCTTGTTGGTGAAGGTCACCGCCAGCACCTGCCAGGGTTCGACCTGCTGTTGCTGGATCAGGTAGGCGATGCGATGGGTCAAGGTCCGGGTCTTGCCCGAACCGGCCCCGGCCAGGATAAGCAGCGGCCCGTCCTCATGCAGTACGGCCTGCCGCTGGCAGTCGTTGAGAGAGGTCAGCAGATCACTCATCGTCATCGTCCTCCATGGAGCGCACCATGAGGGCCCGGTTGTAGGCCGACACCATATCCCGCCGGCTGACAATACCGATCAGCTTGCGCCCGTTGCGCTCATCGACCACCGGCAACTGTTCGATGTTGCGATATCCGATCTTGCGCATGGCCTGGTC
This DNA window, taken from Syntrophotalea carbinolica DSM 2380, encodes the following:
- the pgaA gene encoding poly-beta-1,6 N-acetyl-D-glucosamine export porin PgaA — translated: MSVTILTITLLFSSLMLLVVAPAWAQPPVLDHHQAVELARQGDYAEALPLLEQLHRSNPANQPLLNDYLAVLAWAGEDARVAGLFEQADPQRIPFYVLEAIAESLRRQKSFDKAETLYRLGIERFSSQPSLRVGLLLTLADAGKHSEAADLAKSLEQLYPGHIGTQYALAHAAEGRGDYVTALQCYQRILTWQPQSQWAQRMEILTLAAIGDPFLAGELAEQRPGLLTDSEIHRLRANRAALVTRWGSYGSEVHKERFDGTDRALEMLEANERAARADLPRSEGFARRARIDRLVALRDRVEMARVVEEYRSLQVDPDELPPHAQQAVADAFLYLEEPVRSADLYRRVLAAQPDNFEATQGLFYAYLEQEDFDGALALAEKTLTEQADGPKRLEAELLSILGQIFAGDLKEGEARLTPLYHQAPANLDILGEMGGVYGARGWPRRAEQAYRLGLALDPAYLSLRTGYAENRMDLNEFEQAGTLIGELGAEYPEHKAVQRLQRLWEAHNMRELQVSVAAGWSSGSTFGSRDLSLAATLFSSPVRHRYRGFAATYLQHASFPEGDKTLQRFGAGIEYRHRNVQGTAEMTWSLSGGQKLGARLAAVWTPDDVWSIPVDMELFSRDTPLRALKHGIHADSASIGVNYRRDDLRRYWLRAGFMDFSDGNFRYSLLGGVEQGLIVWPHYRLDGLLEFYTSANNEDNTYYFNPSRDADITLTLANDWLLYRHYRFSFRNRLAVSVGGYWQQDFGIDPTVALRYEHVWQYSPRFFLLYGVSLARHSYDGDGENQLGCHLELNWRF
- the pgaB gene encoding poly-beta-1,6-N-acetyl-D-glucosamine N-deacetylase PgaB, producing the protein MRIAGIVLLLLMSVAAPALGDDFISLCFHDVRPDVGRGDDLSMSTDRFVALLTWLRQHHYQPIGIDDLLRARQGEKPLPEKAVLLTFDDGYRGFYSQVFPLLKAYRYPAVLAVVGSWLDAAPGETVDYGGKLVPREKFLSWPQLREMAESGLVEIASHSYNGHGGILANPQGNWQPIYTARGYDPETGHYENDATYIARIRADLEKGADLIERKVGVRPRVMVWPFGKYSKPAVGAASKAGMSVALGLGDGPGDTDHLTEVKRFLIEGSLPLSSLAWRLRNLLARDSRRVVQVDLDYIYDPNPEQTERNLGLLLDRIKAMQITTVYLQAFADPDGDGVADALYFPNDYLPVRADLFNRVAWQLKTRAGVKVYAWLPVLGFEIGRPDLLVLSQQPETGKISPDPHAYKRLSPFVPEVRALVHGIYGDLARYADFDGVLFHDDAVLSSFEDAQPAAMAWRRERGLKDDLAGVWSEEERTRWSRLKTEYLIVFTQELADAVRAYRPEIETARNLYAPAVLASDGKLRFSQDPGLFLEAYDFTALMAMPYLEGASDPESWLRKLVAAIACFPDGLKKTVFELQSIDWNGRKQPVPTETLARHMRLLQSLGAVNFGYYPDDFHRDHPAATSLYSAFSVNSDPFEK
- a CDS encoding ATP-dependent helicase, which gives rise to MSDLLTSLNDCQRQAVLHEDGPLLILAGAGSGKTRTLTHRIAYLIQQQQVEPWQVLAVTFTNKAAAEMRERLQSLVGNIDGLWISTFHAACARILRRDGEVLGYGRDFTIYDDQDQQRLIKDCLAQLRITEKDLKPRAVATAIDQAKNRGLLPEEYIPGDHRGEQVARVYELYQKRLQQANALDFGDLLLQTVRLFREYSHIRDAYRRRFAHLLVDEFQDTNQVQYAMVKALADDGRHLCVVGDDDQSIYAWRGAEIGNILNFERDFPGASVIRLEQHYRSSATILEAAGEVVACNIGRKGKTLWTDNPAGEPLTLEPLPDDLEEARFVAAEIARLRDAGRHLRDVAVFYRTNAQSRVLEETLVREGLPYVMVGGVKFYARMEIKDVLAYLRALANPADSLSARRIVNVPSRGIGAVTTGRIAEHEEEAGGFLAACRLCLERGVLKGAAAKKVAAFSAFMERFAQRMTEVPFPQLTADLLEESGYAPNLREEAQSAMTEGERKEAKGRLENLEQLLAGMEEHQATESSLQEYLEQVALVTDLDSYDTRLDRVTLMTLHAAKGLEFPVVFMTGMEEGIFPHGRAAGERDDVEEERRLCYVGMTRAMQKLYLTHARRRRIYGDYQYNAPSRFLAEIPPHLMGDKPAPALQKPATHNLASVFEQIEPTPFEESEDFFEDVQVVPEAEEGLRVGLHVRHVKFGVGVVRRLEGNGDQQKVIVQFPGVGLKKLLVKFAGLEPA